One stretch of Pseudomonadota bacterium DNA includes these proteins:
- a CDS encoding alpha-D-ribose 1-methylphosphonate 5-triphosphate diphosphatase yields the protein MLDRPNNQTSPSIAGLSAKQDVRFDNARLVLADGIERGSLRVEAGLIAGLGGDRHLDTVMDLEGDYLVPGIVDVHTDHVETHVHPRAAVLWPFLPALLTHDAVVISGGTTTVFDSLCVGATMKRPERGEILKPLIDALDRGQAAGLFRAEHFVHLRCEISDPDTPGLARDALMHPLAKLVSVMDHTPGDRQSPDVERWFHHMIHEMEITPEDGRARLDELFDRSARTGAENRAAIIAHATAAAVPIMSHDDRSVVHVDQADREGVTVSEFPTTLVAAKRAKALGLKTIAGAPNFLRGGSQSGNVAVRTLLEAGVVDALASDYVPRSPLDCAFAIAADQDLPIDLPQAIAMVTSAPAGIAGLHDRGRLAEGLRADLVQVRLHDRQPIVCGVWRAGVKVF from the coding sequence ATGCTTGATCGCCCGAACAACCAAACGTCTCCATCCATTGCCGGTCTGTCAGCAAAACAGGATGTGCGCTTCGACAATGCGCGGCTTGTGCTCGCCGATGGAATCGAGAGGGGAAGCTTGCGCGTCGAAGCCGGTTTGATCGCAGGGCTTGGTGGCGACCGCCATCTAGATACTGTTATGGATCTGGAGGGCGATTATCTCGTACCCGGCATCGTTGACGTGCACACCGACCATGTCGAAACCCACGTCCATCCGCGGGCGGCTGTCCTCTGGCCCTTCCTGCCCGCACTACTAACGCACGACGCGGTGGTCATTTCGGGTGGAACAACGACCGTGTTCGACAGCCTGTGCGTCGGCGCCACCATGAAACGACCTGAGCGGGGCGAGATTCTCAAGCCCCTGATTGATGCTCTTGATCGAGGGCAGGCAGCAGGGCTTTTCCGGGCAGAGCACTTCGTACACTTGCGGTGCGAAATCTCCGACCCAGATACGCCCGGCTTGGCACGGGATGCGCTTATGCATCCCCTGGCGAAGCTTGTTTCGGTTATGGACCATACGCCGGGCGACCGCCAAAGTCCCGATGTCGAGCGCTGGTTCCATCACATGATCCACGAGATGGAAATCACCCCAGAGGACGGTCGTGCGAGGCTCGACGAACTGTTTGATCGGTCAGCCCGCACTGGAGCCGAGAACCGAGCCGCAATCATTGCCCACGCCACGGCTGCAGCAGTGCCAATCATGAGTCATGATGATCGGTCCGTCGTCCACGTCGATCAAGCTGACCGGGAAGGCGTCACTGTTTCCGAGTTTCCAACGACGCTTGTCGCCGCCAAGCGTGCGAAGGCGCTCGGTCTGAAAACGATCGCCGGTGCACCGAACTTCCTTCGTGGTGGGTCTCAGTCAGGCAACGTGGCAGTTCGAACGCTGCTGGAAGCGGGGGTGGTGGATGCGTTGGCCTCCGACTATGTGCCGCGCAGCCCACTCGACTGCGCCTTCGCTATCGCCGCTGATCAGGATTTGCCCATCGATCTACCGCAAGCCATTGCGATGGTCACATCGGCGCCGGCGGGCATAGCGGGTCTTCACGACCGGGGACGGCTGGCAGAGGGCTTGCGAGCTGACTTGGTACAGGTACGCCTGCATGATAGACAACCTATTGTCTGCGGCGTTTGGCGCGCTGGCGTGAAGGTCTTTTAG
- a CDS encoding sugar phosphate isomerase/epimerase family protein, whose protein sequence is MLPLSIGAALTLKDLPTFKDWLIDGDRDLEVQDFYNTELILGDWHSHVLRIKQALDGYTGRLGIHGPFWYLPLDCDDPEFRPLITKRLLTGVDICAALGAAQMVLHSPFTTWDHFNKWNYPPRGDAPTTRHETIEKVHAVLGDVVKRAHSEGVTLVIENIEDVDPRDRRELVESFNSPNVRLSIDTGHAHYAHGVTGAPPVDYFVADAGDQLAHVHLQDADGVADRHWAPGQGTIQWHAVFRALAKLPQIGTEQAPHLVLELRHSADIPAAIGYLEREGLAR, encoded by the coding sequence ATGCTTCCACTTTCGATCGGTGCAGCACTAACCTTGAAGGACCTTCCGACCTTTAAGGACTGGCTGATCGATGGTGATCGCGATTTGGAGGTTCAAGACTTCTACAACACCGAACTGATCCTGGGTGACTGGCACAGCCATGTCCTGAGGATCAAACAAGCGCTCGATGGATACACCGGTCGTTTGGGTATCCATGGACCTTTCTGGTACCTGCCACTTGATTGCGATGATCCCGAGTTTCGCCCGCTGATCACGAAGCGGTTGCTGACCGGCGTCGACATTTGCGCGGCCCTTGGTGCGGCGCAGATGGTCCTTCACTCACCTTTCACGACCTGGGACCACTTCAACAAGTGGAACTATCCGCCGCGAGGCGATGCACCAACCACCCGGCACGAGACCATCGAAAAGGTTCATGCCGTTCTGGGTGATGTGGTCAAACGCGCGCACTCAGAGGGCGTGACATTGGTCATTGAGAACATTGAAGATGTTGACCCACGCGATCGACGCGAGTTGGTTGAGAGCTTCAACAGCCCCAACGTTCGCCTATCGATCGATACCGGGCATGCCCATTATGCCCATGGCGTTACTGGCGCGCCTCCAGTGGACTACTTCGTGGCCGATGCCGGTGATCAGCTCGCCCATGTACACCTCCAAGACGCCGACGGCGTAGCCGATCGCCACTGGGCGCCCGGTCAAGGAACAATCCAATGGCACGCGGTCTTCCGTGCTTTGGCAAAACTGCCTCAGATTGGCACCGAACAAGCGCCACATCTGGTGCTGGAGCTGCGCCACTCGGCCGACATACCCGCCGCGATTGGGTACCTGGAACGCGAAGGTCTCGCTCGGTAA
- the phnC gene encoding phosphonate ABC transporter ATP-binding protein — MLKISGLSKHFTATKAVDDVSLTIPDGQMVGIIGRSGAGKSTLLRMLNRLADPTHGEIRYKGTDVAKIKGQALLKWRSECAMIFQQFNLVGRLDVLTNVLTGRMYHHGFASSMLKLYSPAERAFAIHALDRLTMAHTAMQRADTLSGGQQQRVAIARALLQEPRVLLADEPIASLDPMNAKVVMDALRTINREDQITVICNLHTLDTARRYCDRVIGMADGRVVFDGDADDLTMEVARDIYGAELGDFTEEMTSTDLAALSRPPVGTAVDGQRLAS, encoded by the coding sequence ATGCTCAAGATCTCGGGTCTGTCCAAGCACTTCACCGCCACCAAGGCTGTCGACGACGTCTCGCTGACCATCCCCGACGGACAGATGGTCGGCATCATTGGCCGCTCAGGTGCGGGCAAATCAACGCTTCTTCGTATGCTCAACAGGCTGGCAGACCCTACTCATGGTGAGATCAGGTACAAAGGCACGGACGTCGCCAAGATCAAAGGGCAGGCTCTGCTCAAGTGGCGTTCCGAATGCGCGATGATCTTCCAGCAATTCAACCTCGTTGGACGGCTTGATGTGCTGACCAATGTGCTCACAGGCCGGATGTACCATCACGGGTTCGCGTCTTCCATGCTCAAGCTCTACTCGCCAGCGGAACGGGCGTTTGCAATCCACGCGCTGGATCGCCTGACAATGGCACATACCGCGATGCAGCGTGCCGATACGTTGTCTGGCGGCCAGCAGCAGCGCGTGGCGATCGCCCGCGCATTGCTCCAAGAGCCACGAGTTCTGCTTGCCGATGAACCGATTGCATCCCTTGATCCGATGAATGCCAAGGTTGTCATGGACGCGTTGCGAACAATTAATCGAGAGGATCAGATCACCGTTATTTGTAACCTCCATACGCTTGATACAGCCCGCCGCTATTGCGACCGCGTGATCGGCATGGCCGATGGAAGGGTTGTCTTCGATGGAGACGCGGACGATCTGACAATGGAGGTTGCGCGCGACATTTATGGTGCCGAGCTTGGCGACTTCACCGAAGAGATGACGTCCACCGACCTTGCCGCCCTCTCAAGACCGCCCGTGGGCACCGCGGTCGATGGCCAGCGTTTGGCGTCGTAG
- a CDS encoding alpha-D-ribose 1-methylphosphonate 5-triphosphate diphosphatase, with protein sequence MTQLSDGSTTVLANARLVLENEVVRGSLSFTDGVLTATDAGTAVPAGAIDCEGDFVAPGLVELHTDNLERHLSPRPGVAWPHNAAIVAHDAELASTGITTVFDAVRLGFIEHSGTNSVMEPYARPMVSEILMARSHGLLKISHHIHLRAEICSHSLADELEQFREDDRIGIISLMDHTPGQRQFADITQYEKYMRGKHGLSQAEFDAHVVERKELRERVHAKHEAAAVTAAEAFGAVLASHDDTTHEHVETSAGFGIKLAEFPTTIGAAHACHKHGIAIMMGAPNLVRGGSHSGNVAAHTLAEHDLLDIVSSDYVPSALLYSAIKLSQIWDDLPRAIATVTAAPAAATRLTDRGALKVGKRADVIRFALADDVPILRGVWSNGRQVA encoded by the coding sequence ATGACACAGCTTTCTGACGGATCAACTACCGTTCTGGCCAATGCGCGACTGGTATTGGAAAATGAGGTTGTGCGCGGTTCCTTGAGCTTTACCGATGGCGTCCTGACAGCGACGGATGCCGGTACCGCTGTCCCTGCTGGCGCGATCGATTGTGAAGGTGACTTTGTGGCGCCGGGTCTCGTTGAATTGCATACCGATAACTTGGAGCGACACCTCTCACCGCGCCCTGGCGTGGCGTGGCCCCACAACGCGGCCATTGTCGCACACGACGCGGAGTTGGCCTCAACTGGCATCACCACGGTGTTCGACGCGGTGCGGCTGGGTTTCATTGAGCATTCAGGTACCAACAGTGTGATGGAACCCTATGCACGCCCTATGGTCAGTGAGATCCTAATGGCGCGATCCCATGGGCTCCTGAAGATCTCCCACCATATTCATCTGCGCGCCGAAATTTGTTCCCACTCGCTTGCTGATGAACTTGAGCAATTCAGGGAAGATGACCGCATCGGTATCATCTCGTTGATGGATCACACACCCGGCCAAAGGCAGTTTGCCGATATCACCCAGTACGAGAAATACATGCGTGGCAAGCACGGGCTCAGTCAGGCCGAGTTTGATGCCCATGTGGTGGAGCGGAAGGAGCTGCGAGAGCGCGTGCACGCAAAGCATGAGGCTGCCGCTGTAACCGCCGCAGAAGCTTTTGGCGCGGTGCTCGCAAGCCATGATGATACGACCCATGAGCACGTCGAAACCTCAGCTGGGTTTGGGATCAAACTCGCGGAGTTCCCGACGACGATTGGCGCCGCCCACGCCTGCCACAAGCATGGGATCGCCATCATGATGGGTGCGCCCAATCTGGTGCGTGGGGGCTCGCATTCGGGTAACGTCGCCGCTCATACTCTAGCAGAACACGACCTGCTCGATATCGTATCCTCCGACTATGTGCCGTCTGCGCTGCTCTATTCGGCCATCAAGCTTTCGCAGATCTGGGATGATTTGCCTCGCGCGATTGCAACGGTAACGGCTGCACCTGCGGCTGCCACCCGGTTGACTGATCGGGGGGCACTGAAAGTTGGCAAGCGTGCGGATGTTATCCGCTTTGCGTTGGCCGATGACGTGCCCATCCTACGCGGCGTCTGGAGCAATGGCCGTCAGGTCGCCTGA
- the iolG gene encoding inositol 2-dehydrogenase: MLRIGLLGCGRIGRVHAMTIAAAQGTRLVAVSDALPEAAHAVAETYDARVMPSEELITSDDVDAVAICAPTTTHFDLIHQAAAAGKAIFCEKPIDLSTERTLACIEAVESAGVPFMTAFNRRFDPSFASLQKQVRDDVIGDVELVTILSRDPSPPPISYIEQSGGLFRDMMVHDFDMARFLLGEEPTRVFAFGSSVVDPAIGGAHDVDTAVVSLETASGKLCQISNSRRATYGYDQRIEVHGSKGLIKGENQLSHAVVLANSEGFQSAPTEYFFLERYARAYALEMEHFIQAVASGATPSPSIHDGLRAQMLADAAQLSKDKQIPVSISHSS; this comes from the coding sequence ATGCTTAGGATTGGATTGTTGGGGTGCGGCCGAATTGGTCGGGTACACGCCATGACGATCGCTGCCGCGCAAGGTACACGTCTCGTGGCTGTGAGTGACGCCCTTCCGGAGGCAGCTCATGCGGTCGCCGAGACCTACGACGCGCGCGTTATGCCCTCGGAGGAACTCATCACAAGCGACGACGTCGATGCCGTCGCCATCTGTGCACCAACGACAACCCATTTCGATCTGATCCATCAGGCAGCCGCCGCTGGCAAAGCGATCTTTTGCGAGAAGCCGATTGATCTTTCAACGGAGCGGACGCTGGCCTGCATCGAAGCTGTCGAAAGCGCTGGCGTTCCTTTCATGACAGCGTTCAATCGCCGCTTCGATCCAAGCTTTGCAAGCTTGCAAAAGCAGGTTCGCGATGACGTCATCGGCGATGTTGAGCTGGTCACTATTCTATCGCGAGACCCCTCACCGCCTCCAATTAGCTACATCGAGCAGTCAGGTGGCCTGTTCCGGGACATGATGGTGCACGATTTCGATATGGCGCGCTTCCTCCTCGGTGAAGAGCCAACACGCGTGTTTGCCTTTGGCTCCAGCGTCGTTGATCCCGCTATCGGTGGCGCTCATGATGTCGACACAGCCGTTGTCAGTCTTGAGACAGCTTCGGGGAAACTTTGCCAAATTTCAAACTCACGGCGCGCGACGTACGGTTATGATCAGCGCATTGAGGTTCACGGCTCAAAAGGCCTTATCAAGGGTGAAAACCAGCTCTCTCACGCGGTCGTACTGGCCAATTCGGAGGGTTTCCAGTCCGCACCCACGGAGTATTTCTTCCTAGAACGCTACGCTCGAGCTTATGCACTGGAGATGGAACACTTCATTCAGGCCGTCGCTTCTGGCGCAACTCCATCCCCTTCAATCCATGATGGTCTGCGCGCGCAGATGCTTGCCGATGCAGCCCAGCTCTCGAAAGACAAGCAAATACCCGTTTCGATCAGCCATTCCAGCTGA
- the phnE gene encoding phosphonate ABC transporter, permease protein PhnE, whose product MAITPENTLNKMGHREDPVSIYEQHRKELARAKMGQTILFGLLFFGLLIFSVVTSQFFPDRLAQAASRVFEYFGTIMPSLEWDKLFMGRDDQGRAVEGSLTFWYTDLNTYLALIWETILMAITATILGTAGALALCFAGSRNLMQNSWIYFFARRFMEICRGVPEILIALVFVFAFGIGPLAGILAVAIHSAGALGKLFAEVNENVSQRPIDGIRGVGGNWFEQMRYGVLPQVLPNFVSYGLLRFEINVRASSIIGFVGAGGIGQELNRVISFYSDDRVLAVLILVVVTVTVIDLISERLRMYFIGKEQL is encoded by the coding sequence ATGGCCATTACGCCCGAAAACACGTTGAACAAGATGGGGCACCGTGAAGACCCGGTGTCCATCTATGAACAACACCGCAAAGAGCTTGCCCGTGCGAAAATGGGCCAGACCATTTTGTTCGGGCTCCTGTTTTTCGGCCTGTTGATTTTCTCAGTCGTCACGTCCCAGTTTTTCCCCGATCGGTTGGCCCAGGCGGCATCGCGCGTGTTCGAGTATTTCGGCACGATCATGCCAAGCCTTGAGTGGGATAAGCTCTTCATGGGCCGCGACGACCAAGGTCGCGCCGTCGAAGGCTCTTTGACCTTCTGGTACACCGACCTCAACACGTATCTTGCGCTGATCTGGGAAACGATCCTGATGGCGATTACGGCCACGATCCTCGGCACGGCTGGCGCACTGGCGTTATGCTTCGCGGGGTCGCGGAACCTGATGCAGAACTCGTGGATCTACTTTTTTGCCCGAAGATTTATGGAGATATGCCGTGGCGTGCCAGAGATTCTGATTGCCCTGGTCTTTGTGTTCGCCTTCGGCATTGGCCCGCTTGCCGGCATTCTGGCTGTGGCTATTCACTCTGCCGGAGCGTTGGGCAAACTGTTTGCCGAAGTGAATGAGAACGTCTCGCAACGTCCAATCGACGGCATTCGCGGCGTCGGTGGCAACTGGTTCGAACAGATGCGTTACGGCGTGTTGCCGCAAGTCCTTCCCAACTTTGTCAGCTACGGCCTGTTGCGCTTTGAGATCAATGTGCGGGCATCTTCGATCATCGGCTTCGTGGGTGCCGGTGGTATCGGACAGGAACTCAACCGCGTGATCTCGTTTTACTCCGATGACCGCGTCCTTGCTGTGCTCATACTCGTCGTCGTCACCGTCACGGTGATCGATCTCATATCTGAGCGGCTACGGATGTACTTTATCGGTAAGGAGCAGCTCTAA
- a CDS encoding DapH/DapD/GlmU-related protein, with amino-acid sequence MGQAKLSESPTVHPEAEVGPDCILGRWTEVGRRTQIEASTLGDYSYITEDGHVMATKIGKFCSIANGVRLNPGNHPTWRASQHHAFYRSHAYDLGEDDEDFFKWRRANPVTIGHDVWIGHGVTVTAGITVGTGAVIGAGAVVTRDVEPYAVVGGVPARVLKRRFSPEQGERLMRIAWWDWSHQKLRNALRDIRTMDVDTFIDIHSVRSG; translated from the coding sequence ATGGGCCAGGCCAAACTTAGTGAGTCACCGACGGTTCATCCTGAAGCCGAAGTGGGACCTGATTGTATCTTGGGACGGTGGACCGAGGTCGGGCGCCGCACCCAGATAGAAGCCTCCACGCTTGGGGACTACTCTTACATCACAGAAGACGGCCACGTCATGGCGACCAAGATTGGCAAGTTCTGCTCAATCGCCAATGGCGTTCGTCTCAATCCTGGTAATCATCCGACGTGGCGCGCATCACAGCACCACGCCTTCTACCGCTCCCACGCCTACGATCTGGGTGAGGATGACGAGGACTTTTTTAAGTGGCGTCGGGCCAATCCGGTGACGATTGGCCACGATGTCTGGATCGGGCACGGCGTAACCGTTACCGCAGGTATAACAGTGGGAACAGGTGCTGTAATTGGCGCCGGCGCTGTCGTTACCCGAGATGTCGAACCCTATGCGGTTGTCGGCGGTGTTCCGGCACGTGTTTTGAAGCGACGTTTCTCACCTGAGCAAGGCGAACGCTTGATGAGAATTGCCTGGTGGGACTGGTCACATCAAAAGCTGCGCAATGCCTTGCGTGATATCCGGACCATGGATGTCGATACCTTCATCGATATCCACAGCGTCAGATCCGGATAG
- a CDS encoding class II fructose-bisphosphate aldolase — protein sequence MTVATLSEVLQPALKGGYAVAGLVCLGWEDMQAYVEAAEAEQAPIILQAGPSCREHTPLPVLGKMMRHLAERASVPVVVHLDHGYTMQECVEARDSGFTSLMFDGSRCPLSQNIEQTAQIAELAHQAGISCEGEIGFVGYDGGEESAGTKAEEAAEFARETHVDAVAISVGNVHLQQDKKGGLDEPRIRAIEALTNTPLVIHGGSGVPVDQRTMLARTSNICKFNIGTELRMAFGQALRTAVNGQPDRFDRVQILKETHDPVERAARTVIHALKPAASRGLHA from the coding sequence ATGACCGTTGCGACCCTCTCTGAGGTTCTGCAGCCTGCCCTAAAGGGCGGCTATGCCGTAGCTGGACTTGTATGCCTCGGTTGGGAGGACATGCAGGCTTATGTTGAGGCTGCCGAGGCCGAGCAAGCGCCAATTATCCTGCAGGCAGGTCCGAGTTGCCGCGAGCATACGCCCTTGCCGGTCTTGGGAAAAATGATGCGTCATCTGGCGGAGCGAGCATCCGTCCCGGTGGTCGTGCATCTCGACCATGGCTATACCATGCAAGAGTGTGTTGAAGCGCGAGACAGCGGCTTCACAAGTCTCATGTTTGATGGCTCGCGCTGCCCCTTGTCACAAAACATCGAGCAAACCGCCCAAATTGCCGAACTGGCACATCAGGCTGGCATATCCTGCGAAGGCGAGATCGGTTTTGTGGGCTATGATGGAGGCGAAGAGTCTGCGGGTACGAAGGCCGAGGAAGCCGCTGAGTTTGCACGCGAAACCCACGTCGACGCGGTCGCCATATCGGTAGGCAACGTGCATTTGCAGCAGGACAAAAAGGGCGGACTGGATGAACCCCGCATCCGCGCAATCGAGGCGCTCACCAACACTCCGCTCGTTATACATGGGGGGTCCGGCGTTCCCGTCGACCAGAGGACGATGCTCGCGCGTACCTCCAACATCTGCAAATTCAACATCGGCACCGAATTGCGAATGGCGTTCGGCCAAGCCTTACGAACAGCTGTCAACGGACAACCTGACAGGTTTGATCGCGTCCAAATTTTGAAGGAGACGCACGATCCCGTTGAACGAGCTGCGCGAACGGTGATTCACGCCTTGAAACCGGCTGCCTCAAGAGGTCTGCATGCTTAG
- the phnE gene encoding phosphonate ABC transporter, permease protein PhnE yields MAVASQHAAVRNAATIRSLSDVSATHIKAARVENPEAFGNAKRTIIVFATWASVFIYLGFAFWYFDFARMFAPSDNAQRLLAVMFRWEDMANWQYANIYRGIAETLAMAFLGTFLASLVALIVGFLAARNVVRFPLFRHTVRRILDVFRGVDQLVWALVFVRAVGLGPLAGVLAIFISDIGTLSKLYSEAIENIDRKQVEGVKATGAGPVRTIRFGILPQVLPVFLSQSLYFLESNTRSATILGIVGAGGIGMIIIERFRATLYDQVVFVVINVLVLVAVIDWISKKIRMQFIGETGH; encoded by the coding sequence ATGGCCGTCGCTTCCCAGCATGCTGCCGTCCGTAACGCCGCAACCATCCGTTCTCTATCGGATGTCTCCGCTACCCATATAAAGGCAGCTCGGGTGGAGAACCCCGAGGCTTTTGGCAACGCCAAACGCACCATCATTGTCTTTGCCACCTGGGCATCCGTCTTTATCTATCTTGGGTTTGCCTTTTGGTACTTCGATTTCGCTCGGATGTTCGCGCCATCGGACAACGCGCAGCGGTTGCTTGCGGTCATGTTCCGGTGGGAAGACATGGCAAACTGGCAATACGCCAACATTTATCGCGGCATAGCTGAGACCCTCGCGATGGCCTTTCTGGGGACCTTCCTCGCCTCGCTTGTCGCTCTGATTGTGGGTTTTCTAGCCGCGCGAAACGTGGTGCGTTTTCCGTTGTTCCGACATACCGTCAGGCGCATTCTTGACGTGTTCCGCGGCGTCGATCAGCTGGTTTGGGCATTGGTGTTCGTGCGGGCGGTCGGCCTCGGCCCGCTCGCGGGAGTGCTCGCGATTTTTATCTCCGACATTGGCACGCTGTCTAAGCTCTATTCGGAAGCCATTGAAAATATCGACCGTAAACAGGTCGAGGGGGTCAAAGCCACGGGCGCCGGTCCAGTGCGCACGATCCGTTTTGGCATCCTTCCGCAAGTTTTGCCGGTGTTCCTGTCACAGTCTTTATATTTTCTGGAATCAAATACCCGATCGGCGACCATTCTCGGTATCGTGGGTGCAGGTGGGATCGGGATGATTATCATCGAGCGCTTCCGTGCGACGCTCTACGATCAGGTGGTCTTCGTTGTAATCAATGTCCTCGTTCTGGTCGCTGTGATCGATTGGATATCCAAAAAGATCCGGATGCAGTTTATTGGCGAGACTGGTCACTGA
- the phnD gene encoding phosphonate ABC transporter substrate-binding protein: MLKMTLGALVLGATALTGTAAFADWRDDVPVFRIGILGGENEADRLRERQCQADFLEERLGVPVELFPASDYAGVMQGLLAGQLEFAELGSSGYAGIYLQDENAVEPLYTAQQIDGSLGYYSVMYVRSDSDIMSLEDMQGRSLAFADPNSTSGYLVPNAELNEMGINPEAYFSQTGFGGGHEQAVISVLQGQYDGGVTWTSGVGELSEGYSRGNLRSMVDKDLLDMDDIRIIWQSNLITNGPRVIRSAVPTELKDLVMGSMMRLQFEDPDCFEAVNQGDALAYYPIDTEFYMPIINMRRQLSATR; this comes from the coding sequence ATGCTGAAGATGACCCTTGGCGCCCTAGTGCTTGGCGCAACTGCACTGACTGGAACGGCAGCGTTCGCCGATTGGCGCGATGATGTCCCGGTTTTCCGGATCGGAATTCTTGGTGGCGAGAACGAGGCTGATCGACTGCGCGAACGCCAGTGCCAGGCTGACTTCCTTGAAGAGCGTCTCGGAGTGCCTGTCGAGCTGTTCCCGGCGTCGGATTATGCGGGCGTCATGCAAGGTCTTCTGGCAGGTCAGCTTGAGTTTGCAGAGCTCGGCTCGTCTGGCTATGCCGGTATTTATCTGCAAGACGAGAATGCCGTAGAGCCGCTTTACACCGCTCAACAGATCGATGGCTCCCTTGGATACTACTCGGTCATGTATGTGCGGTCGGACTCGGATATCATGTCACTTGAGGACATGCAGGGCCGCTCCCTCGCATTTGCTGATCCCAACTCGACCTCCGGCTACTTGGTCCCAAATGCCGAGCTTAACGAGATGGGCATCAATCCCGAAGCCTATTTCTCGCAAACCGGCTTTGGCGGCGGTCATGAGCAGGCTGTGATCTCCGTGTTGCAGGGCCAGTACGATGGCGGCGTGACCTGGACGTCCGGCGTTGGTGAGTTGTCCGAAGGTTACTCGCGGGGGAATCTGCGATCGATGGTCGACAAGGACCTGCTCGACATGGACGACATCCGGATCATCTGGCAGTCGAATTTGATCACAAACGGCCCACGGGTCATCCGTTCGGCGGTTCCGACCGAACTGAAAGATCTCGTTATGGGCTCTATGATGCGCTTGCAGTTCGAGGACCCCGATTGCTTTGAAGCAGTCAACCAGGGTGATGCGTTGGCGTACTATCCGATCGACACCGAGTTTTACATGCCGATCATCAATATGCGCCGCCAGCTTTCAGCCACGCGGTAG
- a CDS encoding 5-deoxy-glucuronate isomerase, whose protein sequence is MHIPPHDNQNKPIVDADNEVVPLNYFNIIKLKKGESFGYAVPGYETCVVPATGTIDVTVGGFEAKAIGNRVIDVWDGEPEGVYVPSGSEARLSCVSDSAEVFIAGAKFSEVLEPFEVRSHQLDLVQYGSDDTKTHRKIKHILGSEYHDRVGRLLVSELYTVGQGGWSGFPSHKHDTDRAGDDGDIIETRHDETYNFRFRPNYGSGVQMLQRADNEPGDAYHIMDGSTICLDRGYHPCAVLPGYEMYYFTILGGLSQRSLKQFFQPTHAEQLHTIPGIMDMVAKFK, encoded by the coding sequence ATGCATATTCCGCCCCATGATAACCAAAACAAGCCGATCGTGGACGCAGACAACGAAGTGGTGCCGCTCAACTACTTCAACATCATAAAGCTCAAAAAAGGCGAGAGTTTCGGCTACGCTGTTCCCGGTTACGAAACCTGCGTCGTGCCGGCGACTGGTACGATCGACGTTACAGTTGGCGGCTTTGAAGCCAAGGCAATCGGAAACCGGGTGATCGATGTTTGGGATGGCGAACCGGAGGGCGTTTATGTGCCATCGGGCAGCGAAGCGCGCCTATCCTGCGTTTCAGATTCCGCAGAGGTCTTTATTGCCGGTGCCAAATTTAGCGAGGTACTCGAGCCGTTCGAAGTCCGCAGCCACCAGCTCGATCTGGTTCAATACGGCTCTGACGACACAAAGACCCATCGAAAAATTAAACACATTCTTGGGTCGGAGTATCATGACCGCGTCGGCCGCCTGCTCGTCAGCGAACTCTATACCGTTGGCCAGGGCGGATGGTCAGGCTTTCCCAGCCACAAGCACGATACCGATCGCGCTGGCGACGATGGTGACATCATCGAGACGCGGCACGACGAAACCTACAATTTCCGCTTCCGTCCAAACTATGGCTCGGGGGTCCAGATGCTGCAGCGTGCCGACAACGAGCCGGGAGACGCCTACCACATCATGGATGGGTCAACGATCTGCCTCGACCGCGGATATCATCCATGCGCGGTGCTCCCTGGCTACGAGATGTACTACTTCACGATACTAGGGGGCCTTTCGCAGCGATCCCTCAAGCAGTTCTTTCAACCGACACATGCCGAGCAGCTGCACACGATCCCTGGCATCATGGACATGGTCGCCAAGTTCAAATGA